The Pseudomonas viciae genomic interval CCGGCAAGGCTTCATGGCGAGTTTCGCTAACCGGCTCGGCGCATTCGGCCGCTGCCAGGATCAAGCGCGCCAATGGCCGGGCCAGGTCTTGCAAGCCGGCACCGGCACGACCGATACACTCCTCGCCCTTGACCTGCCAGACCCGCGTGGCCGGACGTTCGCCCAGGGCCGCAGCCAGACGCCGGCCCAGTTCACCGCCACCGGTGCGGCTGTCGGGCAGCAGCCAATGGCGTGGATTGAATTGGTTATCCACAGCCCGCAGGCCCTGCACCCGTTGTTCCGGTGCATAACCACTGAACTCTTCGCCACCCAGCACCAGCAAGCGGTCAACGCCCGCCGTGGCGAAGGCATTTTCCTTGTGCTCGCCGAACACCACCGCCAACACCGCGCCATCGCTCCCGGCCAGTTGATGGGCCAGGCCCAGCAGATCGCGGTCGTGGCTGCTGAGGCGGCCACCGACCATGTCCGGCACCACACTGATGTAGAACGCCGGTTGTGGCACTTGATGCAGTGGCAGTTGCACCTCAGCGGCGGCGGTACGCTTGGTCGCGCCACCCTGCTGGGCACCGCTGCGGTCAATGCGTTTGATGCCGTTGGGGCCGATGAAACCCACGCCATGGACATTCTTGCGGATAACGCCGTTGGGCCCCATCCAGCTGTGCTGTACCGGTTGCATGGCCGCGTGCAGCGGGTGCAGGCGGTTGCGGGCGATCCACTCGGCGCGAGGGTCGCGGCGGATGATGTCGCTCATTAATGCACCTCCGCAGGTTCACGTTTGACCGGGGCCGCGGTTTTGCCCGGGGCCGCGTCTTCGAGCAGGGCGTCGGCCACCAACTCGGCGATGTCCTTGATCAACGGTCGCGGCTCGACCACACCTTCAAGCATCGCGGTGCATTGTGGACAACCCACGGCCACCAGCTCGGCGCCGGTTTCGCGGATGTCTTCCATGCGCATGTCGGGAATCCGCTGCTTGCCCGGGATGTCGGTGATCGGCGCACCGCCGCCACCGCCGCAGCAACGCGAGCGGAAACCGGAACGCTGCATTTCCTTGACCTCGATACCCAGCGCACGCAGCACTTGGCGTGGCGCCTCGTATTCGCCGTTGTAGCGGCCCAGGTAGCACGGGTCGTGATAGGTCACGCTGTCGCCCTTGTGCTGGCCGAGGCTGAGGGCACCAGCGTCGATGATCTCCGCCAGGTAGGTGCTGTGGTGCTGCACCAGGTAGTTGCCATCGAAAGCGCCGTATTCGTTTTTCAGCACGTGGAAGCTATGGGGGTCGCAGGTGACGATGCGATTGAAACTGTACTTGGCCAGGGTCTGGATGTTGCGTTTGGCCAACAGCTGGAAGGTCGCTTCATCGCCCAGGCGCCGGGCCACATCGCCGCTGTCGCGCTCTTCGAGGCCGAGCACGGCGAAGTCGACTTTTGCGGCTTTGAGCACTTTGACGAAGGCACGCAGGGTGCGTTGGTTGCGCATGTCGAAAGCACCGTCGCCAACCCAGAACAGCACGTCGGTAGACTTCTTCTCGCTGAGCAGATTGAGGTTCAGGTCCGCCGCCCAGTTCATCCGCCCACCCGGGGCGAAACCACCCGGGTTGTCGGTGGCGATGAGGTTTTCCAGGACCTCGGCGCCCTTGTTCGGCGTGGCGCCCTTTTCCAGGGTCAGGTGCCTGCGCATGTCGACGATGGCATCGACGTGCTCGATCATCATCGGGCATTCCTCCACGCAGGCCCGGCAGGTGGTGCACGACCATAGTGTCTCGGCGTCCACCAGGCCGTTGACGATCGGCTGATGGGGATTGCCAGCATGTTCGCCCACCGGTTTACCGGGGTACGGACTGCCGGCGAACTTCGCATCGGTGCCGCCGGCCAGGCCGACGACCATGTCCTGAATGAGTTTCTTCGGGTTCAGCGGCTGGCCGGCGGCAAAGGCCGGGCAAGCAGCTTCGCACTTGCCGCACTGCACGCAGGCGTCGAAGCCAAGCAGTTGGTTCCAGGTGAAGTCCTTGGGTTTCTCAACGCCCAGCGGCGCGGTGGGGTCGCTCAGGTCCAGCGGTTTGAGGCCGGTGGAGCGGCCACCGCCAAAACGCTCGGCACGGCGGTGCCAGGCCAGGTGCAGGGCACCGGCGAAGGCGTGCTTCATCGGCCCGCCCCAGGTCATGCCGAAGAACATCTCCGACACGCCCCAAAGCACGCCCAGGCCCAGCAATGCCACCAGTACCCAGCCACCGAAGTCCGCCGGCAAGATCCCCGCCACCGGCAAGGTCACCAGGAAGAAGCTGATGGAAAACGCGAACAGGCTTTTCGGCAGGCGCATCCACGGGCCTTTCGACAGCCGTGACGGTGGGTTGCGCCGGCGCAGGGCGACGAAAATCGCGCCGCTGAACATCAGCAGCGTGGCAAACAGCAAGGCATAGCCCAGGATGCGGTTCTGGAGGCCGAAGCCGTGCACCAGGATCGCCAATACCGCCGCCAGCACAAAGCCGCCCGCCGTGGCGACGTGGGTGTTGGCGATGTATTTGTCCCGCGCCACTACGTGGTGCAAGTCCACCATGTAGCGCTTGGGCATGGCGAAGAGACCGCCGATCAGGTCGACCTTGGACGGTCGGCCCCGGCGCCACATGTTCACCCGCCGCAAGGCGCCAAGGACCGCGAGGCCCAAAGCGGCGAACAGCAGGATGGGAAGAAGGGTGTTCAGCATGGTGAAGCTCCCAAAGACCTCAGGTCTTGCAGGCACAGAAACCTGGATGTCTTGCTCGATTCCTGTGGGAGCGGGCTTGCTCGCGAAGACGGACTGACATTCAACATCGATGTCGACTGATCCAGCGCTTTCGCGAGCAAGCCCGCTCCCACAGGGTTATCCACAAGCCGTTAGAAATCCTTGCACAGCCGCAAAGCGTCGTAGATGGCGGCGTGGGTATTACGCTGGGCCACACAGTCGCCAATGCGGAACAGCAGGTAGCCCTCGCCGCTCTGCTCCAGGCACGGTTGCGGCTTGATCGCGAACAGGGCTTCGACGTCGATCTGGCCCTTGTTGCGCGAACCTTCCTTGAGCGCGTAGTAGATCTCTTCGTCCGGACGCACGCCGTTTTCCACCACCACCTGGTCCACCACGCGCTCTTCCTTGGCACCGGTGTATTCGTTCTCCAGCACCGCCACCAGCTTGTCGCCTTCGCGGTAGACCTTCTCCAGCATCATGTCCCCGGTCATGATCACTTCCTTGGGGTACATGCTGCGGTAGTAAGTGGGGAACGAGGTCCCGCCAATCGCCACGCCCGGCTTGATGTCGTCGGTGACGATCTCGACCTGGCTGCCCTTGTCGGCGAGGAAGTCGGCCACCGACATGCCGGTGAATTCGCAAATGGTGTCGTAGACCAGCACGTTCTTGCCTGGCGCGACCTTGCCGTCGAGCACGTCCCAACTGCTGACCACCAGCCCCTCGGCGGCGCCCCAGTGCTCGTTCTGCTCCAGGTTTGGATGCCCACCGACGGCCAGCACCACCACGTCCGGACGCAGGTCCATGATGGTCGCCGCGTCAGCCGCCACGCCCAGGCGCAGGTCGACTTTCAACCGCGCCAGTTCCAGTTGGAACCAGCGGGTGATACCGGCGATCTGGTCCCGTTGCGGGGCTTTCGAGGCCGTAGTGATCTGCCCACCGATGAATTCTTTCTTCTCGAACAGGGTCACGTCGTGCCCGCGCTCGGCGGCTACCCGCGCCGCTTCCATCCCGGCCGGGCCGGCACCGACCACCACCACCTTGCGTTTCGGCCCGGTGGACTTCTCGATGATGTGCGGCACGCCCATGTATTCACGGGAGGTCGCGGCGTTCTGGATGCACAGCACGTCCAGACCCTGGTACTGACGGTCGATGCAGTAGTTGGCGCCGACACACTGTTTGATCTGGTCGATCTGGCCCATCTTGATCTTGGCGATCAGGTGCGGGTCGGCAATGTGCGCGCGAGTCATGCCGACCATGTCGACGTACCCGCCCTCCAGAATCCGCGTGGCCTGGTTCGGGTCCTTGATGTTCTGCGCGTGCAGCACCGGGACCTTGACCACTTCCTTGATACCGGCGGCCAGGTGCAGGAACGGCTCCGGTGGATAACTCATGTTCGGGATGACGTTGGCCAGGGTGTTGTGGGTGTCGCAACCCGAGCCCACCACGCCGATGAAGTCCAGCATGCCGGTGTCATCGTAATACTTGGCGATCTGCTTCATGTCCTCGTGGGACAAGCCGTCCGGGTGGAACTCGTCACCGCAGATGCGCATGCCCACGCAGAAGTCGTCACCGACCTCGGCGCGCACGGCCTTCAACACTTCCAGGCCGAACTTCATGCGGCCTTCGAAGGTGCCGCCCCATTCGTCGGTACGCTTGTTGACCCGCGGGCTCCAGAACTGGTCGATCATGTGCTGGTGCACGGCCGACAGCTCGACGCCGTCCAGGCCACCGGCCTTGGCGCGCTTGGCGGCGCTGGCGTAGTTGCCGATCACCCGCCAGATTTCTTCCGGCTCGATGGTCTTGCAAGTGGCGCGGTGCACCGGCTCACGCACGCCGGACGGCGACATCAGAGTCGGCCAGTTGAAGCCGTCCCAACGTGAGCGCCGGCCCATGTGGGTAATCTGGATCATGATCTTGGCGCCATGCTTGTGCATGGCGTCGGCCAGGTTCTGGAAGTGCGGGATGATGCGGTCGGTGGACAGGTTCACCGAACTCCACCATTCCTGCGGGCTGTCGATGGCAACCACGGACGAGCCACCACAGATCGCCAGGCCGATGCCGCCCTTGGCCTTCTCTTCGTAATACTTCACGTACCGATCGGTGGTCATGCCGCCGTCGGTGGCGTAAACCTCGGCGTGGGCGGTGCTGAGCACGCGGTTGCGGATGGTCAGTTTGCCGATCTGGATCGGCTGGAACATTGCTTCAAAAGCCATGGCGCGATCCTCGACTTACAACGGCTTGACGATGAACAGGCCGTCGTCGTGGCCTTCTTCGGAACCGCCGTAGACCTGCTCGGCCACGGTGCGGATCGAACTGCCGCGGGCGGCAAGGATCTGGTCCATGGCGCCGGCGAACCAGCCGGTGAACATGTAGTCGACCTTGCGTCCGACCTTGCCGTACACATAGACGAACGCCGAGTGTTCGAGCTTGACGCTGGCGGTGCCTTTGTCGAGGTCGATGTCCTGGATCTTGAACAGGCCCCAACCGCGCTGGGACAGGCGCTTCATGTAGTGCTCGAACACCGCGACACCTTCCAGACCGTGGCACTCGGCTTCTTTTTCACACCAGTGCCAGGCGGATTTGTAGCCGGCCTTGTAGAGAATCTCGGCGTAGGCCTCGGCGCCCAGCACTTCTTCGATGCCCATGTGGTTATTGACGAAAAAGTGACGCGGCACGTAGAGCATCGGCAAGGCGTCGGAGGTCCAGACACCGGTTTCGCTGTCGACTTCGATAGGCAGTTGCGGGGCGATTTTGGCCATGAAAACTTGACTCCGGAAATTCGTGGTGTGCCTGCGGCGCAGATGACCGCAGGTAAAGGATTCAGCGGTGCGGCGGCGTTATTCGCCCCAGACGTCTTTGAGGACGTTGACCCAGTTCTCGCCCATGATCTTGCGTACCACCCGCTCAGGATGGCCGCGCTTGAGCAGCGTCTCGGTGAGGTTCGGGAACTCGCCCACGGTGCGGATGCCCAGGGGGTTGATGATCTTGCCGAAGCTGGTCAGACGACGGGCGTAGCCCTTGTCGTGGGTCAGCATTTCGAAGAAGTCCTGGCCGTGGCCCTGGGTGAAGTCGGTGCCGATGCCGATGGCGTCCTCGCCCACGATGTTCATGGTGTATTCGATGGCTTCGGCGTAATCGTCGATGGTCGAATCGATGCCCTTGGCCAGGAACGGCGCGAACATGGTCACACCGACGAAACCGCCGTGGTCGGCGATGAACTTCAGTTCTTCATCGGATTTGTTGCGCGGGTGCTCTTTCAGGCCGGACGGCAGGCAGTGGGAATAGCACACCGGTTTCTTCGATTCGAGGATGACTTCTTCGGACGTCTTGGAACCGACGTGGGACAGGTCGCACATGATGCCGACCCGGTTCATCTCGGCGACGATTTCGCGACCGAAGCCCGACAGGCCGCCGTCACGCTCGTAGCAACCGGTGCCGACCAGGTTCTGGGTGTTGTAGCACATCTGCACCACACCCACGCCCAGCTGCTTGAAGATCTCGACGTAGCCGAGCTGGTCTTCGAAAGCGTGGGCGTTCTGGAAACCGAAGATGATGCCGGTCTTGCCCTGTTCCTTGGCACGACGGATGTCGGCGGTGGTTTTCACCGGGATCACCAGGTCGCTGTTCTCGCGGATCAGTTTCTGGCTGGCGACGATGTTGTTGATGGTGGCCTGGAAACCTTCCCACACCGACACGGTGCAGTTGGCTGCAGTCAGGCCGCCCTTGCGCATGTCTTCGAACAGGTCGCGGTTCCACTTGGCAATGATCAGCCCGTCGATAACGATGCTGTCGGCGTGCAATTGCGCTGGGCTCATCAGGCAGTCCCCTTTTGTCAGCGATTCATGCGCCGAATCGTGTGCCGGCGCTTTGGGGCCAGCATATGCCTGAGGGCCGTGGCGACCGGGTGCAAAAACGACAGGGGAATTGCCGAAAGCGTCAATCCGCGACAAAGGGCTATGGTCGACCCACCCTACCCGTCTGTTCTTTACCCCAGGCTTACGCCAGAATCCGCCGCATCACTGGCTTTCACTGGACTTGAGCGGCGACGCAATGAAATCAATCTTCCTGGCTTTGGCACTGATCAGCACCGTCGCACACGCGACCGAAGACACCGAACCAAACCCCTGCGACGCCGTGGAAAACGACGTCCAGACCCTGGCCTGCTCGGCCTACGGCAAAACCGCCGCCGAACAACTGCTCAATGAAAACCTGCAGAGCCTCTTCGAGCGCCTGCAAACCCGCTACGCCAGCGACAAGGCCCAACTCAGCGACATCACCAGCAAGATCAAGGCCGCCCAACAACTCTGGCAAAAACAGCGCGACGCCGACTGTGCCATCGCCGCCTTCCCGGCCAAACCCGGCAGCGAAGCCTACAAAATCGCCGAAAACGACTGCATGGCCCAGGTGAGCGACGATCGGTCGGAGTTTTTGGAGTCGATTGGGCAGGAGTGATGCGTCAGGAGCCGTTCCGCGCGGTAAGCTGCGTGCATCATCGGTAAAGGGACTCACATGAAAACCTGCGGCATCGAAATCAAAGGCAGCGAAGCGATCATCGCCGTGGCCTCACTGGATCAACAGACGCTGACCCATATCGTCCTCAACACCAAGAAAATCGCCCTGGACGACGATGACGAAGCCGCCAACGTCAAGGCCTTCGCCGCTCAGGTGCAGGCGTTCGTGGTGGATAACGGTATCGAACGCATCGCCATCAAGAAGCGCAGCAAGAAAGGTGAGTTCGCCGGAGGGCCGACGACGTTCAAGATCGAAGGAGTGTTCCAGTTGCTGGAAGGTTGCGAGGTGACACTACTGTCGCCGCAGACCATCAACGCGCAGAGCAAAAAGCATGACTTCGCCCCGCCGGCGACGCTGAACAAGTATCAGCATGAGGCTTATAAGGCAGCATGTTCGGCGCTGGTGAAGAAATAGACCTTTCCAACCGGACACAGTACCTGTGGCGAGGGAGCGCCCAGGCTCCTTAGCATCTTGGCCGACACCTCCAGCTTCGAATCGGTGAGTTTTATACTCAATTATGACGACAGGTATAATTTATAGGCGCGAGCATAATTGAGTATAAAACCCTGTCAAACCAGCTCCCGTCCATCCCCCTGCCGCCGCCGATCCTCCCGTGGGCAGCGCGCGAACCGTGCTCGATAGCTGCGAGTGAAGTACGACGGTGATTCAAAACCGCAGGCAATGCTCACCTCCAAAACGCTCATGTCGGTCTGGCGCAGCAATTGCCGGGCCTTTTCCAGGCGCAGGCGCAGGTAGAAATTGCTCGGAGTGTCGTTCAGGTGCAGGCGGAACAGGCGTTCGAGTTGACGGCGGGTCACGCCAATGGACTCGGCCAGTTCAAGGGTGCTCAAGGGCGGCTCGCTGTGGGTTTCCATCTCGCCGATGACGTGCACCAACTTCTTGTTGCGAATGCCGTAGCGGCTGGCGATTTCCATGCGCTGGTGGTCTTTGCGCGGACGGATGCGGCCGAGCACGAACTGCTCGCTGACCTGAATCGCCAATTCGGCACCGTGGGCCTGGCCGATCAGGTCGAGCATCAGGTCGATGGACGCGGTGCCACCGGCGCAGGTAATGCGTCGACGGTCGATTTCAAACAGCTCCTGGGTCACGCTCAGCTGTGGATAAGATTCCTTGAACGCCTCGATCGCTTCCCAGTGCAGGGTCACGCGGTGCCCTTCCAGCAGGCCCGCCTCGGCCAGGACCACACTGCCGGTGTCGATACCGCCCAGGGTCACACCTTCGTTGTCCAGCCGATGCAGCCAACGCTCCAGGGCCGGGGTGGCGAACTTCAGCGGTTCGAATCCCGCCACCACCCAGAGGGTCGCGCCCTTCTTCAGCGGTTCCAGCGCGGCATCGGCGTTGACCGACATGCCATTGCTCGCCAGCACCGCTCCGCCATCGGCACTCAACACATGCCAGCGATACAGCTCGCCGCGAAAACGATTGGCCACC includes:
- a CDS encoding electron transfer flavoprotein subunit alpha/FixB family protein; translation: MSDIIRRDPRAEWIARNRLHPLHAAMQPVQHSWMGPNGVIRKNVHGVGFIGPNGIKRIDRSGAQQGGATKRTAAAEVQLPLHQVPQPAFYISVVPDMVGGRLSSHDRDLLGLAHQLAGSDGAVLAVVFGEHKENAFATAGVDRLLVLGGEEFSGYAPEQRVQGLRAVDNQFNPRHWLLPDSRTGGGELGRRLAAALGERPATRVWQVKGEECIGRAGAGLQDLARPLARLILAAAECAEPVSETRHEALPVELSTSVARSLSRIEDLGAVAVDPGAIPMAEAEFIFSGGNGVKDWDLFHQTAAALGATEGASRVAVDDGFMGRDRQVGASGTWVTARVYVAVGISGAIQHLQGIGACDKVVAINLDPGCDMIKRADLSVIGDSAAILQALIAAVEAYRNEAKRDAA
- the dgcB gene encoding dimethylglycine demethylation protein DgcB: MLNTLLPILLFAALGLAVLGALRRVNMWRRGRPSKVDLIGGLFAMPKRYMVDLHHVVARDKYIANTHVATAGGFVLAAVLAILVHGFGLQNRILGYALLFATLLMFSGAIFVALRRRNPPSRLSKGPWMRLPKSLFAFSISFFLVTLPVAGILPADFGGWVLVALLGLGVLWGVSEMFFGMTWGGPMKHAFAGALHLAWHRRAERFGGGRSTGLKPLDLSDPTAPLGVEKPKDFTWNQLLGFDACVQCGKCEAACPAFAAGQPLNPKKLIQDMVVGLAGGTDAKFAGSPYPGKPVGEHAGNPHQPIVNGLVDAETLWSCTTCRACVEECPMMIEHVDAIVDMRRHLTLEKGATPNKGAEVLENLIATDNPGGFAPGGRMNWAADLNLNLLSEKKSTDVLFWVGDGAFDMRNQRTLRAFVKVLKAAKVDFAVLGLEERDSGDVARRLGDEATFQLLAKRNIQTLAKYSFNRIVTCDPHSFHVLKNEYGAFDGNYLVQHHSTYLAEIIDAGALSLGQHKGDSVTYHDPCYLGRYNGEYEAPRQVLRALGIEVKEMQRSGFRSRCCGGGGGAPITDIPGKQRIPDMRMEDIRETGAELVAVGCPQCTAMLEGVVEPRPLIKDIAELVADALLEDAAPGKTAAPVKREPAEVH
- the dgcA gene encoding dimethylglycine demethylation protein DgcA, translated to MAFEAMFQPIQIGKLTIRNRVLSTAHAEVYATDGGMTTDRYVKYYEEKAKGGIGLAICGGSSVVAIDSPQEWWSSVNLSTDRIIPHFQNLADAMHKHGAKIMIQITHMGRRSRWDGFNWPTLMSPSGVREPVHRATCKTIEPEEIWRVIGNYASAAKRAKAGGLDGVELSAVHQHMIDQFWSPRVNKRTDEWGGTFEGRMKFGLEVLKAVRAEVGDDFCVGMRICGDEFHPDGLSHEDMKQIAKYYDDTGMLDFIGVVGSGCDTHNTLANVIPNMSYPPEPFLHLAAGIKEVVKVPVLHAQNIKDPNQATRILEGGYVDMVGMTRAHIADPHLIAKIKMGQIDQIKQCVGANYCIDRQYQGLDVLCIQNAATSREYMGVPHIIEKSTGPKRKVVVVGAGPAGMEAARVAAERGHDVTLFEKKEFIGGQITTASKAPQRDQIAGITRWFQLELARLKVDLRLGVAADAATIMDLRPDVVVLAVGGHPNLEQNEHWGAAEGLVVSSWDVLDGKVAPGKNVLVYDTICEFTGMSVADFLADKGSQVEIVTDDIKPGVAIGGTSFPTYYRSMYPKEVIMTGDMMLEKVYREGDKLVAVLENEYTGAKEERVVDQVVVENGVRPDEEIYYALKEGSRNKGQIDVEALFAIKPQPCLEQSGEGYLLFRIGDCVAQRNTHAAIYDALRLCKDF
- a CDS encoding DUF5943 domain-containing protein codes for the protein MAKIAPQLPIEVDSETGVWTSDALPMLYVPRHFFVNNHMGIEEVLGAEAYAEILYKAGYKSAWHWCEKEAECHGLEGVAVFEHYMKRLSQRGWGLFKIQDIDLDKGTASVKLEHSAFVYVYGKVGRKVDYMFTGWFAGAMDQILAARGSSIRTVAEQVYGGSEEGHDDGLFIVKPL
- a CDS encoding dipeptidase; the protein is MSPAQLHADSIVIDGLIIAKWNRDLFEDMRKGGLTAANCTVSVWEGFQATINNIVASQKLIRENSDLVIPVKTTADIRRAKEQGKTGIIFGFQNAHAFEDQLGYVEIFKQLGVGVVQMCYNTQNLVGTGCYERDGGLSGFGREIVAEMNRVGIMCDLSHVGSKTSEEVILESKKPVCYSHCLPSGLKEHPRNKSDEELKFIADHGGFVGVTMFAPFLAKGIDSTIDDYAEAIEYTMNIVGEDAIGIGTDFTQGHGQDFFEMLTHDKGYARRLTSFGKIINPLGIRTVGEFPNLTETLLKRGHPERVVRKIMGENWVNVLKDVWGE
- a CDS encoding lysozyme inhibitor LprI family protein, yielding MKSIFLALALISTVAHATEDTEPNPCDAVENDVQTLACSAYGKTAAEQLLNENLQSLFERLQTRYASDKAQLSDITSKIKAAQQLWQKQRDADCAIAAFPAKPGSEAYKIAENDCMAQVSDDRSEFLESIGQE
- a CDS encoding DUF3010 family protein, with product MKTCGIEIKGSEAIIAVASLDQQTLTHIVLNTKKIALDDDDEAANVKAFAAQVQAFVVDNGIERIAIKKRSKKGEFAGGPTTFKIEGVFQLLEGCEVTLLSPQTINAQSKKHDFAPPATLNKYQHEAYKAACSALVKK
- a CDS encoding GlxA family transcriptional regulator; translation: MSQDFYFLLMPGFSAIGFISAIEPLRVANRFRGELYRWHVLSADGGAVLASNGMSVNADAALEPLKKGATLWVVAGFEPLKFATPALERWLHRLDNEGVTLGGIDTGSVVLAEAGLLEGHRVTLHWEAIEAFKESYPQLSVTQELFEIDRRRITCAGGTASIDLMLDLIGQAHGAELAIQVSEQFVLGRIRPRKDHQRMEIASRYGIRNKKLVHVIGEMETHSEPPLSTLELAESIGVTRRQLERLFRLHLNDTPSNFYLRLRLEKARQLLRQTDMSVLEVSIACGFESPSYFTRSYRARFARCPREDRRRQGDGRELV